In Phragmites australis chromosome 16, lpPhrAust1.1, whole genome shotgun sequence, one DNA window encodes the following:
- the LOC133895788 gene encoding uncharacterized protein LOC133895788 isoform X2, with protein sequence MEEYLENMKSLRSYMNGACFSRPQIKSPIPFRISGLIVPSPRGGGCVMGCRSGGGRGEAVRGGAAAAHGHRRPRRRHRTSEGAGEAGERGGRAAGQGEGAGLRGDGREAGQDLHAGGRVRHAEAGEPWSSSIRKLQAHLRNSMKKRLFYTKTTENMTVKLQEQQEWLGSFKIKMIIREPHVAASQSNQNLIEGERHGMYNSEGSLDKLDSDVGNKQGDLNTQLESAELKIQDIKSKRLALLSEISEIKQILEQEKNIIAGFPPALQQMDMKSLEEEYKALQGDKAQEAEYLQSLEETINEVKSVSAPVKCRCELEYKVELGGEAMDMS encoded by the exons ATGGAGGAGTACCTGGAGAACATGAAGTCCCTCCGCTCCTACATGAACGGTGCATGCTTCTCGAGACCCCAAATCAAATCCCCCATTCCCTTCCGCATCTCGGGTCTGATTGTTCCGTCGCCGCGAGGGGGCGGTTGTGTGATGGGCTGCAGATCTGGAGGAGGACGCGGCGAAGCGGTCCgcggaggagcagcagcagcgcacgGCCATCGACGCCCACGACGCCGACATCGCACTAG TGAGGGCGCAGGCGAAGCAGgcgagcgaggaggccgagcAGCTGGCCAAGGCGAGGGCGCAGGTCTGCGTGGAGATGGCCGAGAAGCAGGGCAGGATCTCCACGCTGGAGGTCGAGTGCGCCACGCTGAAGCAGGCGA ACCTTGGAGCTCCTCTATCAGGAAATTGCAAGCACATCTGCGAAACTCGATGAAAAAA AGATTGTTCTACACAAAGACGACAGAAAACATGACTGTCAAACTACAGGAGCAACAg GAATGGCTTGGTTCATTTAAGATTAAGATGATTATAAGGGAGCCACAT GTTGCCGCATCTCAGAGCAATCAAAACttgattgaag GGGAGAGGCATGGGATGTATAACTCAGAAGGGAGCCTGGATAAGTTG GATAGTGATGTTGGCAACAAGCAAGGGGATCTCAACACTCAACTAGAGTCAGCTGAGCTCAAGATACAAGACATCAAATCAAAAAGATTGGCGCTTCTTTCAGAAATCAGCGAA ATTAAGCAGATTCTAGAGCAAGAGAAAAACATAATTGCTGGCTTTCCT CCTGCACTACAGCAGATGGATATGAAGTCCTTGGAGGAGGAATACAAAGCTCTACAAGGTGATAAAGCTCAAGAGGCTGAGTACCTCCAGTCCCTTGAAGAAACGATTAATGAAGTGAAG TCCGTTTCTGCTCCTGTTAAATGCCGTTGTGAACTGGAGTACAAGGTAGAACTAGGTGGTGAAGCCATGGATATGAGCTAA
- the LOC133895788 gene encoding uncharacterized protein LOC133895788 isoform X3, translating into MEEYLENMKSLRSYMNDLEEDAAKRSAEEQQQRTAIDAHDADIALVRAQAKQASEEAEQLAKARAQVCVEMAEKQGRISTLEVECATLKQTLELLYQEIASTSAKLDEKRLFYTKTTENMTVKLQEQQEWLGSFKIKMIIREPHVAASQSNQNLIEGMHSGENRGERHGMYNSEGSLDKLDSDVGNKQGDLNTQLESAELKIQDIKSKRLALLSEISEIKQILEQEKNIIAGFPPALQQMDMKSLEEEYKALQGDKAQEAEYLQSLEETINEVKSVSAPVKCRCELEYKVELGGEAMDMS; encoded by the exons ATGGAGGAGTACCTGGAGAACATGAAGTCCCTCCGCTCCTACATGAACG ATCTGGAGGAGGACGCGGCGAAGCGGTCCgcggaggagcagcagcagcgcacgGCCATCGACGCCCACGACGCCGACATCGCACTAG TGAGGGCGCAGGCGAAGCAGgcgagcgaggaggccgagcAGCTGGCCAAGGCGAGGGCGCAGGTCTGCGTGGAGATGGCCGAGAAGCAGGGCAGGATCTCCACGCTGGAGGTCGAGTGCGCCACGCTGAAGCAG ACCTTGGAGCTCCTCTATCAGGAAATTGCAAGCACATCTGCGAAACTCGATGAAAAAAG ATTGTTCTACACAAAGACGACAGAAAACATGACTGTCAAACTACAGGAGCAACAg GAATGGCTTGGTTCATTTAAGATTAAGATGATTATAAGGGAGCCACAT GTTGCCGCATCTCAGAGCAATCAAAACttgattgaaggtatgcattcCGGTGAGAACAGAG GGGAGAGGCATGGGATGTATAACTCAGAAGGGAGCCTGGATAAGTTG GATAGTGATGTTGGCAACAAGCAAGGGGATCTCAACACTCAACTAGAGTCAGCTGAGCTCAAGATACAAGACATCAAATCAAAAAGATTGGCGCTTCTTTCAGAAATCAGCGAA ATTAAGCAGATTCTAGAGCAAGAGAAAAACATAATTGCTGGCTTTCCT CCTGCACTACAGCAGATGGATATGAAGTCCTTGGAGGAGGAATACAAAGCTCTACAAGGTGATAAAGCTCAAGAGGCTGAGTACCTCCAGTCCCTTGAAGAAACGATTAATGAAGTGAAG TCCGTTTCTGCTCCTGTTAAATGCCGTTGTGAACTGGAGTACAAGGTAGAACTAGGTGGTGAAGCCATGGATATGAGCTAA
- the LOC133895788 gene encoding uncharacterized protein LOC133895788 isoform X1 → MEEYLENMKSLRSYMNGACFSRPQIKSPIPFRISGLIVPSPRGGGCVMGCRSGGGRGEAVRGGAAAAHGHRRPRRRHRTSEGAGEAGERGGRAAGQGEGAGLRGDGREAGQDLHAGGRVRHAEAGEPWSSSIRKLQAHLRNSMKKRLFYTKTTENMTVKLQEQQEWLGSFKIKMIIREPHVAASQSNQNLIEGMHSGENRGERHGMYNSEGSLDKLDSDVGNKQGDLNTQLESAELKIQDIKSKRLALLSEISEIKQILEQEKNIIAGFPPALQQMDMKSLEEEYKALQGDKAQEAEYLQSLEETINEVKSVSAPVKCRCELEYKVELGGEAMDMS, encoded by the exons ATGGAGGAGTACCTGGAGAACATGAAGTCCCTCCGCTCCTACATGAACGGTGCATGCTTCTCGAGACCCCAAATCAAATCCCCCATTCCCTTCCGCATCTCGGGTCTGATTGTTCCGTCGCCGCGAGGGGGCGGTTGTGTGATGGGCTGCAGATCTGGAGGAGGACGCGGCGAAGCGGTCCgcggaggagcagcagcagcgcacgGCCATCGACGCCCACGACGCCGACATCGCACTAG TGAGGGCGCAGGCGAAGCAGgcgagcgaggaggccgagcAGCTGGCCAAGGCGAGGGCGCAGGTCTGCGTGGAGATGGCCGAGAAGCAGGGCAGGATCTCCACGCTGGAGGTCGAGTGCGCCACGCTGAAGCAGGCGA ACCTTGGAGCTCCTCTATCAGGAAATTGCAAGCACATCTGCGAAACTCGATGAAAAAA AGATTGTTCTACACAAAGACGACAGAAAACATGACTGTCAAACTACAGGAGCAACAg GAATGGCTTGGTTCATTTAAGATTAAGATGATTATAAGGGAGCCACAT GTTGCCGCATCTCAGAGCAATCAAAACttgattgaaggtatgcattcCGGTGAGAACAGAG GGGAGAGGCATGGGATGTATAACTCAGAAGGGAGCCTGGATAAGTTG GATAGTGATGTTGGCAACAAGCAAGGGGATCTCAACACTCAACTAGAGTCAGCTGAGCTCAAGATACAAGACATCAAATCAAAAAGATTGGCGCTTCTTTCAGAAATCAGCGAA ATTAAGCAGATTCTAGAGCAAGAGAAAAACATAATTGCTGGCTTTCCT CCTGCACTACAGCAGATGGATATGAAGTCCTTGGAGGAGGAATACAAAGCTCTACAAGGTGATAAAGCTCAAGAGGCTGAGTACCTCCAGTCCCTTGAAGAAACGATTAATGAAGTGAAG TCCGTTTCTGCTCCTGTTAAATGCCGTTGTGAACTGGAGTACAAGGTAGAACTAGGTGGTGAAGCCATGGATATGAGCTAA
- the LOC133895788 gene encoding uncharacterized protein LOC133895788 isoform X4, protein MEEYLENMKSLRSYMNDLEEDAAKRSAEEQQQRTAIDAHDADIALVRAQAKQASEEAEQLAKARAQVCVEMAEKQGRISTLEVECATLKQTLELLYQEIASTSAKLDEKRLFYTKTTENMTVKLQEQQEWLGSFKIKMIIREPHVAASQSNQNLIEGERHGMYNSEGSLDKLDSDVGNKQGDLNTQLESAELKIQDIKSKRLALLSEISEIKQILEQEKNIIAGFPPALQQMDMKSLEEEYKALQGDKAQEAEYLQSLEETINEVKSVSAPVKCRCELEYKVELGGEAMDMS, encoded by the exons ATGGAGGAGTACCTGGAGAACATGAAGTCCCTCCGCTCCTACATGAACG ATCTGGAGGAGGACGCGGCGAAGCGGTCCgcggaggagcagcagcagcgcacgGCCATCGACGCCCACGACGCCGACATCGCACTAG TGAGGGCGCAGGCGAAGCAGgcgagcgaggaggccgagcAGCTGGCCAAGGCGAGGGCGCAGGTCTGCGTGGAGATGGCCGAGAAGCAGGGCAGGATCTCCACGCTGGAGGTCGAGTGCGCCACGCTGAAGCAG ACCTTGGAGCTCCTCTATCAGGAAATTGCAAGCACATCTGCGAAACTCGATGAAAAAAG ATTGTTCTACACAAAGACGACAGAAAACATGACTGTCAAACTACAGGAGCAACAg GAATGGCTTGGTTCATTTAAGATTAAGATGATTATAAGGGAGCCACAT GTTGCCGCATCTCAGAGCAATCAAAACttgattgaag GGGAGAGGCATGGGATGTATAACTCAGAAGGGAGCCTGGATAAGTTG GATAGTGATGTTGGCAACAAGCAAGGGGATCTCAACACTCAACTAGAGTCAGCTGAGCTCAAGATACAAGACATCAAATCAAAAAGATTGGCGCTTCTTTCAGAAATCAGCGAA ATTAAGCAGATTCTAGAGCAAGAGAAAAACATAATTGCTGGCTTTCCT CCTGCACTACAGCAGATGGATATGAAGTCCTTGGAGGAGGAATACAAAGCTCTACAAGGTGATAAAGCTCAAGAGGCTGAGTACCTCCAGTCCCTTGAAGAAACGATTAATGAAGTGAAG TCCGTTTCTGCTCCTGTTAAATGCCGTTGTGAACTGGAGTACAAGGTAGAACTAGGTGGTGAAGCCATGGATATGAGCTAA
- the LOC133895077 gene encoding disease resistance protein Pik-2-like: MEMLASASEGVMGALAEKLKALLGNEYALQAGVRGDISFVQSELRSTHAFLLDHASIGGDTCHGQTLRLHSHGSPQDRRANGRPPSRALEVSDRRKRCDLSVPSDAPSPAVELPPTAYAETTNLVGIDGPRDEVIGKLMSVRTNHASGRRRVASMVRFAGVGKSTLAMAVYESLECQFQCRAFVTVSRKFDIRRVLKDMLQQVMISTGSSSMLDPAMSGVETWEVRQFADKLRDNLQDKR, translated from the exons ATGGAGATGCTGGCGAGCGCCTCGGAGGGCGTCATGGGCGCCCTCGCCGAGAAGCTCAAAGCGCTCCTTGGCAACGAGTACGCGCTCCAGGCCGGCGTGCGTGGCGACATCAGCTTCGTCCAGTCCGAGCTGCGGAGTACGCACGCCTTCCTCCTGGACCACGCGAG CATCGGTGGGGATACCTGCCATGGTCAAACACTTCGTCTCCACTCTCATGGCTCGCCGCAAGATCGCCGAGCAAATGGGCGGCCACCGAGCCGGGCGCTCGAGGTGAGCGATCGGCGCAAGAGGTGTGACCTCTCGGTGCCCTCCGACGCTCCCAGCCCCGCTGTCGAGTTGCCGCCCACGGCATACGCTGAGACGACCAATCTGGTTGGCATCGACGGCCCACGCGATGAGGTCATTGGTAAGCTTATGAGTGTCAGAACAAATCATGCATCTGGCCGCCGTCGCGTGGCCTCCATGGTTCGATTTGCCGGCGTGGGAAAGTCCACCCTGGCCATGGCCGTGTACGAAAGCCTCGAATGCCAGTTTCAGTGCCGAGCATTCGTCACCGTGTCCAGGAAATTTGACATCAGAAGGGTTCTCAAGGACATGCTACAGCAGGTCATGATCAGTACTGGGAGTTCCTCCATGCTGGATCCGGCCATGTCAGGTGTTGAGACATGGGAGGTCAGGCAGTTCGCGGACAAGCTCAGAGATAATCTGCAGGACAAGAGGTGA